Proteins encoded by one window of Chromobacterium violaceum ATCC 12472:
- a CDS encoding prepilin-type N-terminal cleavage/methylation domain-containing protein, translating into MKSARGISLLELLVSMTIGLLLLLIVSGLLVSLLGEQSRERRQAQLGAMMDASLSLMAMELRRAGFWNGSGAEEDNPYRELFIERDGSCLLYGYDNPATPSVTPSLRYFAFRLSNQRIQRRSSGKADWNCDAPSGWDDLSKPDIGVVDMLSFRSEAGGSAIGIAVSARAAKGSGEERLDIRTSVTLRNQPEVKGP; encoded by the coding sequence ATGAAATCCGCGCGCGGCATCAGCCTGCTGGAGCTGCTGGTCAGCATGACCATAGGCCTGCTGCTGCTGCTGATCGTGTCCGGCCTGCTGGTCAGCTTGCTGGGCGAGCAGAGCCGCGAGCGCCGCCAGGCGCAGCTGGGCGCGATGATGGACGCGTCGCTGTCGCTGATGGCGATGGAACTTCGCCGCGCCGGTTTCTGGAACGGTTCCGGCGCGGAAGAAGACAATCCCTACCGCGAACTGTTCATCGAGCGAGACGGAAGCTGCCTGCTCTACGGCTACGACAATCCGGCCACGCCCTCCGTCACGCCCAGCCTCCGTTACTTCGCCTTCCGCCTGAGCAATCAACGCATCCAGCGGCGCAGCAGCGGCAAGGCCGACTGGAACTGCGACGCGCCCAGCGGCTGGGACGACCTGAGCAAGCCCGACATCGGCGTGGTCGACATGCTGAGCTTTCGTTCCGAAGCCGGCGGCAGCGCGATCGGCATCGCCGTCAGCGCGCGCGCGGCCAAGGGTTCCGGCGAAGAAAGGCTGGACATCCGCACCAGCGTGACGCTGCGCAACCAGCCCGAGGTCAAGGGGCCATGA
- a CDS encoding ubiquinone anaerobic biosynthesis protein UbiU has translation MPASQKLPELVCPAGSLPALKAAVDHGADTVYFGLKNDTNARNFAGLNFDEHTARIGIRYAHERGRQVLMAINTYAQGGDISRWRRAVDQAADLGVDAVILADLGLLDYASRRHPGLRLHLSVQGSATNHEALKLAHDLFGIQRAVLPRVLTLDQVRKVIEHSPVEIEVFGFGSLCVMVEGRCLLSSYATGESPNSHGVCSPAKYVQWQNTPSSLDARLSGILIDQYGLDQPAGYPTLCKGRFEVQGDTYYALEEPTSLNVLAVLPQLLEMGVAAIKIEGRQRSPAYVAQVTRALREALDAAGRERHRFMVQPAWQQALSKVAEGHQQTLGAYDRPWK, from the coding sequence ATGCCAGCCAGTCAGAAACTGCCGGAACTGGTGTGTCCGGCGGGCAGCCTGCCCGCGCTCAAGGCCGCCGTCGACCATGGCGCCGACACCGTCTACTTCGGCCTGAAAAACGACACCAACGCCCGCAACTTCGCCGGCCTCAATTTCGACGAGCACACCGCCCGCATCGGCATCCGCTACGCGCACGAACGCGGCCGCCAGGTGCTGATGGCGATCAACACCTATGCCCAGGGCGGCGACATCAGCCGCTGGCGCCGCGCGGTGGACCAGGCGGCGGACCTGGGCGTGGACGCCGTGATCCTGGCCGACCTCGGCCTGCTGGACTACGCCAGCCGCCGCCATCCCGGCCTGCGGCTGCACCTGTCGGTGCAGGGCTCCGCCACCAACCACGAGGCGCTGAAGCTGGCGCACGACTTGTTCGGCATCCAGCGCGCGGTGCTGCCGCGCGTGCTGACCCTGGACCAGGTCAGGAAGGTGATCGAACACAGCCCGGTCGAGATCGAAGTGTTCGGCTTCGGCAGCCTGTGCGTAATGGTGGAAGGCCGCTGCCTGCTGTCCAGCTATGCCACCGGCGAATCGCCGAACAGCCACGGCGTCTGCTCGCCGGCCAAGTACGTGCAGTGGCAGAACACGCCGTCCAGCCTGGACGCGCGTTTGTCCGGCATCCTGATCGACCAGTACGGCCTGGACCAGCCTGCCGGCTACCCGACCCTGTGCAAAGGCCGCTTCGAGGTCCAGGGCGACACCTACTACGCGCTGGAGGAACCCACCAGCCTCAACGTGCTGGCGGTGCTGCCGCAGTTGCTGGAAATGGGCGTGGCCGCGATCAAGATAGAAGGCCGCCAGCGCAGCCCGGCCTACGTCGCCCAGGTGACCCGCGCGCTGCGCGAGGCGCTGGACGCCGCCGGCCGCGAGCGGCACCGCTTCATGGTCCAGCCCGCCTGGCAGCAGGCGCTGAGCAAGGTGGCGGAAGGACACCAGCAGACGCTGGGCGCCTACGATCGCCCGTGGAAGTGA
- a CDS encoding type IV pilus modification PilV family protein, with protein MKTRAPRGFTLLEMMISLLVLAVGALGLLRLETALLHSQIAANDYNTATNLAQATLEQWKTGKPSDCSQSSYAPAAASGTLARFNCRSDTSGDNARVDVSWTDSQGENLTLSLAAPKSR; from the coding sequence ATGAAAACCCGGGCCCCGCGCGGCTTCACGCTGCTGGAAATGATGATCAGCCTGCTGGTGCTGGCCGTGGGCGCGCTGGGCCTGCTGCGCCTGGAGACCGCTTTGCTGCACAGCCAGATCGCCGCCAACGACTACAACACCGCCACCAATCTGGCCCAGGCGACCCTGGAACAGTGGAAAACCGGCAAGCCCTCCGACTGCAGCCAAAGCAGCTATGCGCCGGCCGCCGCCAGCGGCACGCTGGCCCGCTTCAACTGCCGCAGCGACACCAGCGGCGACAATGCCCGGGTGGACGTGAGCTGGACCGACAGCCAGGGCGAAAACCTCACGCTGAGCCTGGCCGCGCCGAAGAGCCGCTGA
- a CDS encoding U32 family peptidase — MNPIPLKLSLGPVLFFWSRDDILRFYAEAADWPLDTLYLGEVVCGRRQQLRGQDWISLAADLGATGREVVLSCQALIESESDLKRLRKMVDNGQVAIEANDLGAVRLASEKKLPFVAGTHLNIYNADTLALMRRLGAYRWLPPVEMGRDTLAALLAAARSQQLEIDTEVFAWGRLPLALSSRCFTARHYNLNKDDCQFRCLEHPDGLRLDTREGQHFLAINGIQTMSDGCQALLPHLEEMHAAGASRLRISPQARDTDAVVRAFRQRLDGLAGADGLLDGLRAQAPGELVDGYWRGQAGIHALEETR; from the coding sequence ATGAATCCCATTCCCCTGAAACTGTCGCTCGGCCCGGTGCTGTTCTTCTGGAGCCGCGACGACATCCTCCGTTTTTACGCCGAAGCCGCCGATTGGCCGCTGGACACCCTGTATCTGGGCGAAGTGGTGTGCGGCCGCCGCCAGCAGCTGCGCGGCCAGGACTGGATTTCGCTGGCCGCCGACCTTGGCGCGACCGGCCGCGAAGTCGTGCTGTCCTGCCAGGCGCTGATTGAGAGCGAATCCGACCTCAAGCGGCTGCGCAAGATGGTAGACAACGGCCAGGTGGCCATCGAGGCCAACGACCTCGGCGCGGTGCGGCTGGCCAGCGAGAAGAAGCTGCCCTTCGTCGCCGGCACCCACCTCAACATCTACAACGCCGACACGCTGGCGCTGATGCGCCGCTTGGGCGCCTACCGCTGGCTGCCGCCGGTGGAAATGGGCCGCGACACGCTGGCCGCGCTGCTGGCTGCCGCCCGGAGCCAGCAACTGGAGATCGACACCGAGGTGTTCGCCTGGGGGCGGCTGCCGCTGGCGCTGTCTTCCCGCTGCTTCACCGCCCGCCACTACAACCTGAACAAGGACGACTGCCAGTTCCGCTGCCTGGAGCACCCAGACGGCCTCAGGCTGGACACCCGCGAAGGCCAGCACTTCCTGGCCATCAACGGCATCCAGACCATGTCGGACGGCTGCCAAGCGCTGCTGCCCCACCTGGAGGAGATGCACGCCGCCGGCGCCAGCCGGCTGCGGATCAGCCCGCAGGCGCGAGACACCGACGCCGTAGTCCGGGCTTTCCGTCAGCGGCTGGACGGCCTGGCCGGCGCGGATGGCTTGCTGGACGGGCTGCGCGCCCAGGCGCCCGGCGAACTCGTGGACGGCTACTG